The Engystomops pustulosus chromosome 9, aEngPut4.maternal, whole genome shotgun sequence genome includes a window with the following:
- the LOC140076997 gene encoding uncharacterized protein, with amino-acid sequence MMERFFDKLTGRTRVQVLSRRALEPEAKRVWIKSYNDGLGPSPAFYNLAAAAQDGPGELMPESPEPCWIVRSENFLPLDPAPECSAESSPLDLDCIITDNLTGRTHVQVLTRRALEPDAEHTWIKSYKDGLGPSPGFYNFAAAAQDGPGDLMPESPEPCWIVRSDEPEKRRSTGSRWRQRLRSLFCMCRESVEVTPSTPAPSRPSTKDFGCQVTEEELSLGPKVTLIHVKPKDHSFKVDASTQVDEDEF; translated from the exons ATGATGGAAAGATTCTTT GATAAACTTACTGGGCGCACCCGTGTCCAAGTCCTGTCCCGCAGGGCACTGGAGCCGGAGGCTAAGCGCGTTTGGATTAAATCCTACAACGATGgg CTAGGTCCTTCTCCAGCCTTCTATAATTTAGCTGCTGCTGCACAGGATGGACCAGGAGAGCTGATGCCGGAGTCCCCTGAGCCCTGCTGGATTGTTAGATCG GAGAATTTCCTACCCCTGGATCCGGCTCCTGAGTGTAGTGCAGAATCATCGCCGCTAGACTTGGACTGCATCATCACG GATAATCTTACTGGGCGCACCCATGTCCAAGTTCTGACCCGCAGGGCACTGGAGCCGGATGCTGAGCACACATGGATTAAATCCTACAAGGACGgg CTAGGTCCTTCTCCTGGGTTCTATAATTTTGCTGCTGCTGCACAGGATGGACCAGGAGACCTGATGCCGGAGTCACCTGAGCCCTGCTGGATTGTTAGATCG GATGAACCAGAGAAAAGAAGATCTACTGGATCAAGATGGAGACAAAGGCTGAGGAGCCTCTTCTgcatg TGCCGGGAATCAGTGGAGGTGACTCCTTCCACGCCAGCTCCCAGCAGACCGAGCACCAAGGACTTCGGATGCCAAGTCACAGAGGAAGAGCTCAGCCTTGGGCCAAAAGTCACCTTGATCCATGTGAAACCCAAGGACCATTCCTTTAAGGTTGACGCTTCAACCCAGGTCGATGAGGATGAGTTCTGA